One window of the Capnocytophaga haemolytica genome contains the following:
- a CDS encoding alginate export family protein yields MKKLVLSALFVAAATTLSAQDFSIDANLKSRAEYRHGQGAVFPSGAEPAFFVGQRVRLGGTFEKDWLTLRLSGQQIFTWGSAGQPVGEQPTQFGVYEAWAGLRLGDSWGLKLGRQVFSYDDERVLGELDWSHYGRFHDGALVRYNSNGWDADLALAFNQQGQPTVGNDYLIVKGTSYKAMQFLHLNKKWDGNTVSFLFMNTGFQNVASPTGADGVSQMQTTGLYGKFPINALTLEASAYYQFGKYNKTDVSAYQWRLEATYQLPKVLVGLGAEMLSGKKDGDKIKKFKPLFGTNHKFNGFMDLYYVGSTEGDTGLNDYYAKANVKFNEKSSLLFMPHVFTRNVTPSGAKSYLGTELDFVYSNKLMQDVVLNVGYSHHFASDELGIGKSGVQNWAYAELLIRPTLFSHKAPKQVEEVMIEQVEMPTEAPAQAQ; encoded by the coding sequence ACGACTTTGTCAGCACAAGATTTTAGCATTGATGCTAATTTGAAGTCGCGTGCGGAGTATCGCCACGGTCAGGGGGCAGTGTTTCCTTCGGGGGCAGAGCCTGCATTCTTTGTGGGGCAACGCGTACGTTTGGGCGGCACCTTTGAAAAGGATTGGCTAACGCTGCGTCTTTCAGGGCAACAAATCTTCACGTGGGGGAGTGCAGGGCAACCTGTGGGCGAACAGCCTACACAGTTCGGTGTTTACGAAGCGTGGGCTGGCTTGCGATTGGGTGATAGCTGGGGCTTGAAGTTAGGGCGTCAGGTGTTCTCGTACGATGATGAGCGCGTATTGGGCGAGCTCGATTGGTCGCACTACGGGCGTTTCCACGATGGGGCACTTGTGAGGTACAACAGCAACGGCTGGGATGCAGACTTGGCACTGGCTTTTAATCAACAAGGGCAGCCTACCGTAGGAAATGATTATCTAATTGTTAAAGGAACGAGCTATAAGGCGATGCAGTTCTTGCATTTGAACAAGAAGTGGGACGGTAATACGGTGAGCTTCTTGTTTATGAACACAGGGTTCCAGAATGTAGCAAGCCCGACAGGTGCTGATGGGGTATCGCAGATGCAAACCACAGGGCTGTACGGCAAATTCCCTATAAATGCACTGACTTTGGAAGCGAGTGCTTATTACCAATTTGGAAAGTACAACAAAACGGATGTATCGGCTTATCAGTGGCGTTTAGAAGCTACCTATCAGCTACCAAAGGTGTTAGTGGGCTTAGGCGCTGAAATGCTCAGCGGCAAAAAGGATGGCGATAAGATCAAGAAGTTCAAGCCACTTTTTGGTACGAACCACAAGTTTAATGGCTTTATGGATTTGTATTATGTAGGTAGCACCGAAGGAGATACTGGTCTCAATGATTATTATGCAAAGGCAAATGTGAAGTTTAATGAGAAATCGAGTTTATTGTTTATGCCACACGTTTTCACACGTAATGTCACCCCAAGTGGGGCGAAGAGTTACTTAGGCACCGAGTTGGACTTTGTGTACAGCAATAAGTTGATGCAAGATGTAGTATTGAACGTGGGTTATTCACATCATTTTGCTTCAGATGAGTTGGGTATAGGCAAAAGTGGCGTACAGAACTGGGCTTATGCAGAGTTGTTAATTCGTCCGACTTTATTTAGCCATAAAGCACCTAAGCAGGTAGAGGAGGTGATGATTGAGCAAGTAGAAATGCCTACTGAGGCTCCTGCACAAGCGCAATAG